In one Yoonia rosea genomic region, the following are encoded:
- a CDS encoding bifunctional riboflavin kinase/FAD synthetase, giving the protein MRIIRDTVFIDPADRGAAAAIGNFDGVHIGHQAVIDLTRKAAKEADAPLGIMTFEPHPRSYFSRDPNPFRLMNAEARANRLAKLGVEKLYEVPFNAALAALTPRAFAQTVIADQLGLKHVVVGADFCFGRDRAGTVADLQKFGAEMGFGVTVAPIVAIDRANVSSTAIRQALSDGKPRDAAAMLGHWHRIVGEVIRGDQRGRDLGYPTANMSITGLHPPKFGVYAVKVDVLDGPHKGTYNGAASIGVRPMFGENVPNCETFIFDFKGDLYGSTLSVALVDFLRPELKFDSLEALITQMDADCVTAREILADVR; this is encoded by the coding sequence ATGCGCATCATTCGTGACACCGTTTTCATTGATCCTGCTGACCGTGGCGCCGCCGCGGCGATCGGCAATTTTGACGGGGTGCATATCGGCCATCAAGCTGTCATTGACCTGACCCGTAAAGCCGCCAAAGAGGCGGACGCACCCCTCGGCATCATGACGTTCGAGCCGCACCCCCGCAGCTATTTTTCCCGCGATCCCAACCCTTTCCGCCTGATGAACGCGGAAGCGCGTGCCAATCGTTTGGCGAAACTGGGTGTTGAAAAACTTTATGAAGTTCCCTTCAACGCAGCCCTTGCCGCCCTTACACCCCGTGCCTTTGCACAAACAGTGATCGCCGATCAACTGGGGCTCAAACATGTGGTTGTCGGTGCCGATTTCTGCTTTGGCAGAGACCGCGCGGGCACGGTGGCAGACCTGCAAAAATTCGGTGCCGAAATGGGCTTTGGCGTGACCGTCGCACCCATCGTCGCAATCGACCGCGCCAATGTCTCCTCCACCGCGATCCGGCAAGCCCTGAGCGATGGCAAACCCCGCGACGCCGCCGCAATGCTGGGCCACTGGCACCGTATCGTGGGCGAGGTCATTCGTGGTGATCAACGCGGCCGCGATCTGGGGTACCCCACCGCCAATATGTCGATCACAGGCCTGCACCCGCCGAAATTTGGTGTTTATGCTGTGAAAGTCGACGTCCTTGATGGCCCGCACAAAGGCACCTACAACGGCGCTGCCTCGATCGGCGTGCGCCCGATGTTTGGCGAAAATGTCCCGAATTGCGAAACCTTCATCTTTGACTTCAAAGGTGACCTTTACGGGTCTACCCTTTCGGTTGCCTTGGTTGATTTCCTGCGGCCTGAGTTGAAGTTCGACAGCCTCGAAGCGCTCATCACCCAGATGGATGCCGATTGTGTCACCGCCCGAGAGATCCTTGCCGATGTCCGTTGA
- a CDS encoding TIGR01459 family HAD-type hydrolase — protein sequence MTQIIDQFADISGQYDAAFVDLWGCMHNGVTALPDAVAAMQKYRAEGGIVVLVTNSPRPWDSVARQINGLGVPDDAWDAIATSGDSARAAMFRGIVGEKIWFMGESPRDDDFFQPLQIIENPVNIQKVPLDQAEGIVCCGPFDPLADVDVNRPEFLYAKTKGLKLLCANPDIIVDRGEVREWCAGALAALYTEMGGESLYFGKPHPPIYDLARRRLAALSNAPSDPRIIGIGDGIGTDILGGLQEDIDTLFISGGLAAAETKTDRQPDPEALEAYLNEAQISTTYTIGQLR from the coding sequence ATGACCCAGATCATCGACCAATTCGCCGACATCTCGGGGCAGTATGATGCCGCCTTTGTGGACCTTTGGGGATGTATGCACAACGGCGTCACGGCCCTGCCAGACGCCGTGGCTGCCATGCAGAAATACCGGGCGGAGGGCGGCATTGTAGTGCTTGTCACTAATTCCCCCCGTCCATGGGATTCCGTCGCGCGCCAGATCAACGGTCTGGGCGTACCAGATGACGCGTGGGACGCGATTGCCACCTCTGGCGACAGTGCACGCGCGGCCATGTTCCGCGGCATCGTGGGTGAAAAAATATGGTTCATGGGCGAAAGCCCCCGAGATGATGATTTCTTTCAGCCCCTGCAAATCATTGAAAACCCTGTGAATATCCAGAAGGTTCCGCTGGATCAGGCCGAAGGCATTGTTTGCTGCGGCCCTTTTGATCCGCTGGCCGATGTCGATGTGAACCGTCCTGAATTCCTCTATGCAAAGACCAAGGGCCTCAAACTGCTTTGCGCCAACCCAGATATCATCGTGGACCGTGGCGAAGTGCGCGAATGGTGCGCCGGTGCGCTGGCCGCGCTTTACACTGAAATGGGCGGCGAGAGCCTTTACTTCGGCAAGCCGCACCCGCCGATCTATGACCTCGCGCGCCGCAGGCTCGCTGCGTTATCAAATGCGCCATCAGATCCGCGTATTATCGGGATCGGTGACGGGATCGGCACGGATATTCTGGGGGGACTGCAAGAAGATATCGACACGCTGTTTATCTCGGGCGGATTGGCCGCAGCAGAGACAAAGACCGACCGCCAGCCTGACCCGGAGGCATTAGAGGCCTATTTGAACGAGGCGCAGATCAGCACGACCTACACCATCGGGCAGTTGCGGTAA
- a CDS encoding alpha/beta fold hydrolase, with protein sequence MPDAFGHAIHSVTVGSGEPTVMLHCMLARHQAMLPLAKALGGQATLLDLPGHGRSADWDGKSEYQSLTVEAARQSCTGPAHIIGHSFGATAALRLAVESPECVSRLTLIEPVFFAAAKGTAAFAAHMKAFRPFVAAMLMGDEARAAEIFNAQWSDSEWTALSDRQKDYLIQRIHLVVAGGAAIEEDADGVTSTARLGALNIPVTLIRGGQTQPVIKAIHDALVARIPRATDHVVANAGHMVALTHVAQIAQIIRSADQETG encoded by the coding sequence ATGCCTGACGCCTTCGGGCATGCCATCCACAGTGTCACGGTCGGCTCTGGTGAACCGACCGTGATGCTGCACTGTATGCTGGCGCGCCACCAAGCAATGTTGCCGCTTGCAAAAGCACTTGGGGGGCAAGCTACGCTGCTTGATCTGCCCGGTCACGGACGCAGTGCCGACTGGGACGGAAAGAGCGAATATCAATCGCTGACAGTTGAGGCGGCGAGACAAAGCTGTACCGGCCCCGCGCACATCATCGGCCATTCATTCGGTGCGACAGCCGCCCTGCGACTGGCCGTTGAAAGCCCTGAGTGCGTTTCAAGACTTACCCTGATTGAGCCTGTGTTCTTTGCCGCGGCAAAGGGCACCGCCGCGTTCGCCGCGCATATGAAAGCGTTTCGTCCGTTTGTCGCTGCGATGCTGATGGGGGATGAGGCGCGCGCAGCCGAGATTTTCAATGCGCAGTGGTCTGATAGCGAATGGACAGCCCTGTCAGATCGGCAGAAGGACTATCTGATCCAGCGCATCCATTTGGTCGTCGCTGGCGGTGCCGCTATTGAGGAAGATGCCGACGGTGTCACCTCGACAGCACGGCTCGGTGCATTGAATATCCCTGTCACGCTCATCCGCGGTGGACAAACGCAACCCGTCATCAAGGCTATTCATGATGCGCTTGTCGCGCGGATTCCGCGGGCGACAGACCATGTTGTGGCAAATGCAGGGCACATGGTTGCCCTGACACATGTTGCGCAGATCGCGCAGATTATCCGTTCAGCAGATCAAGAAACTGGTTAA
- a CDS encoding threonine aldolase family protein, which yields MFFASDNAGPAHPKVMEALVAANTGYAMGYGADPIMETVRAQVRELFEAPEAAVYLIINGTAANSVLLASMTQPWQTVFCSECAHIHEDECNAPEFYTQAKLTLVPTADGKMKPDALRSKILGEENRGVHGPQRGPLSITQVTEKGTIYTLDEIQALTTTAREFGMQTHLDGARFANAMTALGCSPADMTWKAGVDTVSFGGTKNGAMGVEACVIFNPEIAWEFELRRKRGGHLLSKHRYLSAQMQAYLQDDLWLDMARSANARCAQLAEGLRQHDAVKLLFEPQANMIFFQMPRRAHKRMLDGGAVYYVMNGDPEAGDPEEPLIGRLVCDWSMTETGINQFLDLLNG from the coding sequence ATGTTTTTTGCTTCAGACAACGCAGGCCCCGCCCATCCCAAGGTGATGGAGGCGCTGGTCGCCGCCAACACCGGCTATGCCATGGGCTATGGCGCGGACCCGATCATGGAGACCGTGCGCGCGCAGGTCCGCGAATTGTTTGAAGCACCCGAAGCTGCCGTTTACCTGATCATCAACGGCACTGCGGCGAACTCTGTGTTGCTTGCCTCAATGACACAGCCTTGGCAGACGGTCTTCTGCAGCGAATGCGCGCATATCCACGAAGACGAATGCAACGCGCCGGAATTTTACACCCAAGCCAAGCTGACCCTTGTGCCAACGGCGGACGGCAAGATGAAGCCGGATGCTCTGCGCAGCAAGATTCTTGGCGAAGAAAACCGTGGTGTGCACGGCCCGCAACGGGGCCCGCTGTCGATTACGCAAGTCACTGAAAAGGGGACGATCTACACGCTTGATGAAATTCAGGCGCTGACCACTACCGCCCGCGAATTCGGCATGCAAACCCACCTTGATGGCGCGCGGTTCGCCAACGCGATGACCGCGCTCGGCTGTTCGCCTGCGGACATGACATGGAAAGCCGGCGTTGATACCGTCAGCTTCGGCGGCACCAAGAACGGCGCAATGGGAGTTGAGGCCTGTGTCATATTCAACCCCGAAATCGCGTGGGAATTCGAGCTGCGGCGCAAGCGCGGCGGACACCTGCTGTCCAAGCACCGTTATCTTTCGGCCCAGATGCAGGCCTATCTTCAGGATGACCTTTGGCTTGATATGGCGCGCTCCGCCAACGCCCGCTGCGCCCAGTTGGCCGAAGGGCTACGCCAGCACGATGCCGTCAAACTCCTGTTTGAGCCGCAAGCCAACATGATCTTCTTCCAGATGCCACGGCGCGCGCATAAACGCATGCTGGATGGTGGTGCAGTCTATTACGTCATGAATGGCGATCCCGAGGCGGGCGATCCGGAAGAACCGCTGATCGGACGTCTGGTCTGTGACTGGTCCATGACCGAAACGGGCATTAACCAGTTTCTTGATCTGCTGAACGGATAA
- a CDS encoding 2-hydroxychromene-2-carboxylate isomerase produces MPHIDYYFATLSPFTYLSGTRPRDIAQKHGATLTYKPLDIMALFARTGGVPPKDRHPNRQEYRLQDMARRSKRLGVPLNLKPMFWPTNGAPSAYAIIAAQNAGADVAELVTAFGAACWAEERDISQDDVVRACLEKCGLDPALADKDMLTSADTFGKNLEDAVNAGAFGAPFFITDSGERFWGEDRLDDLDAYLSGKL; encoded by the coding sequence ATGCCACATATCGACTATTACTTCGCAACACTGTCGCCTTTCACGTACCTGAGCGGGACACGCCCGCGCGATATTGCGCAGAAACATGGTGCGACGCTTACTTACAAGCCGCTGGATATCATGGCGCTCTTTGCGCGTACCGGCGGTGTGCCACCCAAGGATCGCCACCCGAACCGGCAGGAATACCGCCTGCAGGATATGGCGCGCCGGTCCAAGCGTTTGGGGGTGCCGCTGAATCTGAAACCGATGTTCTGGCCGACAAACGGTGCGCCTTCGGCCTATGCGATCATCGCTGCACAAAACGCCGGTGCAGATGTGGCCGAGCTTGTCACGGCTTTCGGCGCCGCGTGCTGGGCAGAAGAACGTGATATCAGCCAGGATGATGTCGTCCGCGCCTGTCTGGAAAAATGTGGGCTTGATCCGGCGTTGGCGGACAAAGACATGCTGACCAGTGCGGATACCTTTGGCAAAAACCTAGAAGATGCAGTGAATGCGGGGGCCTTTGGCGCGCCGTTTTTCATTACTGATAGTGGCGAGCGTTTCTGGGGCGAAGACCGCCTTGATGATCTGGACGCCTATCTTTCCGGAAAACTCTGA
- a CDS encoding MaoC family dehydratase, whose product MLDNAPRGTICIEDIEIGMTRSLRKVITDRDIEMFAEVSTDRNPVHLDEDYAQDTIFGGRIAHGMLTAGLVSAVIGEQLPGHGTVYLGQSLKFLAPVRPGDMVLAEVEVTDIDHSKRRVTMNTRCIVNDKKVLVGDATVLAPSRKFD is encoded by the coding sequence ATGCTGGATAACGCCCCCCGCGGAACGATCTGCATCGAAGATATCGAAATCGGGATGACCCGCTCGCTCCGCAAGGTGATCACGGACCGCGATATCGAAATGTTTGCAGAGGTGTCGACCGATAGAAACCCTGTGCACCTTGATGAAGACTATGCGCAGGACACCATCTTTGGCGGGCGTATCGCCCATGGGATGCTGACGGCGGGGCTGGTCAGCGCCGTGATCGGTGAACAACTGCCGGGGCATGGCACGGTTTATCTGGGGCAAAGCCTGAAATTCCTCGCCCCTGTGCGCCCCGGCGACATGGTGCTGGCCGAAGTTGAAGTGACCGATATCGACCATTCCAAACGGCGCGTCACCATGAACACGCGCTGCATTGTGAACGACAAAAAGGTGCTGGTCGGCGATGCCACTGTTCTCGCACCCAGCCGGAAATTCGACTAG
- a CDS encoding H-type lectin domain-containing protein: MRRLEGGTIGIDHGDVVLFSDFEDDGQMWRGEGPRQSRAAVQFSKAYATPPHVQVSMSMWDISNNTNIRADVQAEDITETGFTIVFRTWSDTQVARVRVAWTSFGELPSDDGWELY; this comes from the coding sequence ATGCGACGCCTTGAAGGTGGTACAATCGGCATAGACCACGGAGATGTGGTTCTGTTTTCGGATTTTGAGGATGACGGGCAGATGTGGCGCGGCGAAGGCCCGAGACAGTCCCGCGCTGCAGTACAGTTTTCAAAAGCCTACGCCACGCCGCCCCATGTGCAGGTTTCTATGTCCATGTGGGATATTTCCAACAACACCAATATCCGTGCCGATGTGCAGGCCGAAGATATCACTGAGACAGGGTTTACTATCGTCTTCCGGACGTGGTCAGACACCCAGGTCGCGCGTGTGCGCGTCGCCTGGACGTCATTTGGGGAATTGCCCAGTGATGATGGGTGGGAACTTTACTAG
- a CDS encoding YcgN family cysteine cluster protein — translation MSVEIPRDGLTPRFWETKPMSKLNKQEWEALCDGCGKCCLNKLEDDDGTVAMTRIACRLLDGENCLCSNYPNRHKFVPECIVLTPKTILENLYWLPMTCGYRLVHERRPLYDWHPLISGDPESVHRAGVSVRGMTIPEFQVDEDDWEDHIIEEPL, via the coding sequence ATGTCCGTTGAAATCCCCCGCGACGGCCTGACGCCGCGGTTTTGGGAAACCAAACCGATGTCGAAACTGAACAAACAGGAATGGGAAGCGCTCTGCGATGGGTGCGGCAAATGCTGCCTGAACAAGCTTGAAGATGACGACGGCACCGTGGCGATGACCCGCATCGCCTGCCGTTTGCTGGATGGTGAAAACTGCCTGTGCAGCAACTATCCGAACCGGCACAAGTTCGTTCCTGAGTGTATCGTGCTGACCCCGAAAACCATCCTCGAGAACCTGTACTGGCTGCCCATGACCTGCGGCTACCGTTTGGTCCATGAACGCCGCCCGCTGTACGACTGGCACCCGCTGATCTCGGGCGATCCGGAATCGGTCCATCGGGCCGGGGTGTCGGTCAGGGGCATGACCATTCCAGAATTTCAGGTCGATGAGGACGATTGGGAAGACCACATTATCGAGGAGCCACTCTAG
- a CDS encoding ribose-phosphate pyrophosphokinase: MPTMIEPKLIAGNANQPLATAIARRMSMHRGMDVSLCDARVERFNDGEIFVEVYENVRGEDMFIVQPTSNPANDNLMELLIIADALRRSSAARITAVIPYFGYARQDRRSKARTPITAKLVSNMIVEAGIERVLTLDLHATQIQGFFDIPVDNLYASPIYALDAMHNFRGQMEDVMVVSPDVGGVARARDLAQRIGAPLSIVDKRRGKPGEVAEMTVIGDVKDKVCVIVDDIVDTAGTLCKAAEVLMENGAKEVHAYITHGVLSGPAVERVSKSVMKSLVITDTIRATDAVKACPNIRIVPTAPMFAQAILNTWNGTSVSSLFDHKTLGPIYEGLYAAE; encoded by the coding sequence ATGCCGACCATGATCGAACCCAAGCTGATTGCCGGTAACGCCAATCAGCCCTTGGCCACTGCTATCGCCCGCCGCATGTCGATGCACCGTGGCATGGATGTCAGCCTATGTGATGCGCGGGTGGAACGGTTCAACGACGGCGAGATTTTCGTCGAAGTTTACGAAAACGTGCGCGGCGAGGACATGTTCATCGTCCAGCCCACATCGAACCCCGCCAACGACAACCTGATGGAACTGCTGATCATCGCTGATGCGCTGCGCAGGTCCTCAGCAGCGCGCATTACTGCCGTGATCCCTTACTTCGGCTACGCCCGTCAGGATCGCCGCTCGAAAGCACGCACGCCGATCACCGCCAAGCTGGTGTCGAATATGATTGTCGAAGCCGGCATTGAACGCGTTCTCACCCTGGATTTGCATGCCACGCAGATTCAGGGTTTTTTCGATATTCCGGTGGATAACCTCTATGCCTCGCCGATCTATGCGCTGGATGCGATGCATAATTTCCGTGGCCAGATGGAAGACGTGATGGTCGTGTCCCCTGACGTCGGTGGCGTGGCCCGTGCGCGTGATCTGGCACAGCGTATCGGCGCGCCTTTGTCGATCGTGGACAAACGCCGCGGCAAACCCGGCGAAGTCGCCGAAATGACTGTGATTGGCGATGTGAAAGACAAGGTCTGTGTAATCGTGGATGACATCGTCGATACCGCTGGAACGCTTTGCAAAGCCGCCGAAGTTCTGATGGAAAATGGGGCGAAAGAAGTGCACGCCTATATCACCCACGGCGTGTTGTCGGGCCCTGCAGTTGAGCGCGTTTCTAAATCCGTGATGAAATCGCTGGTCATCACAGACACGATCCGGGCGACCGACGCCGTAAAAGCCTGCCCAAACATCCGTATTGTGCCGACAGCGCCGATGTTTGCGCAAGCGATCCTGAACACGTGGAACGGTACATCTGTATCGTCGCTGTTTGATCACAAGACGCTCGGGCCGATCTACGAGGGGCTTTACGCGGCAGAATAG